The sequence AAGCTAGGTCATACGAATATGGGAATAATTGCTCTGGATGTTTGGAGTAATCGGGAACGAATTCGCGGGTTTAATGATGCACTTAAGGAACAAAACCTAGAAATGAGAAATGACTTTGAATATATCACACAAGGAAATGAAAACTTAATTGATGCTGGTAAAGCAGTGGCTCATAAATATGTAACAACTTCAAATCCACCAACAGCTATTTTTTCTTGTAATGACATGTTAGCCATCGGCGCTATTCAAGCAGCTAAAGAAAATGGATTTCATGTACCAAGTGATCTATCCATTGTTGGCTTTGATAATACTGCGATTGCAACCATTGTAGATCCACCTTTAACCACGATCTCTCAACCAATTGAAAAGATGGGAAAAGAAGTAATGGATTTAATGATTTCTATTGTGAAAGGAGAGAGGAAAGAACAATTACGGCTCACATTAATGCCAACACTTGTTGAAAGAAAATCTACCGCAAAGTTGATTTAAATTAGTTATACAGGATGTTCAAAAATCCCAGTAAAAATGTCGCTTCGAATATGACTAGGAATTAAATTTTAGAGCTTGCTTTCATTCGACGTCATAAATCTTTTTTAGTTTTAAGTATTCGTACAACTAGGCATTCACCTACGTCTCGTTAGGCTGACGCTAACAAATTAGGCTTTTTTCTATAGGCTCTGTGAGCTAGCTCATGCCGCTACTAGCAAAAAACAGCCATTTCGAACCTCAACAACAAAGGGCATGGATGGGATAGCCCCAAGTTGCAGTAGGTAAGAAAGCTTCGGAGGAAATACATCGCACGAAGAAAAAGTATTTTTCTTTTTGAAGGGCAAGGAAAACGTCGCTAGCTATATATCACGGTTGTTTCAAGGAATAGTACGATTTTAAACGATCACAGTCCCTTTTAATTCTCTTTCAAACGCAAACTATAAGAAGATAAATTTTCTATTGACTTTTTAGAATACTTTTAATACTATTTAGTTAAGCGATTTATCAATTCAAGAACGGAGGGTGAGGATGACTGGCAATTGTATGATTGTACAATCAGGCGGCCCCACGGCTGTGATTAATAATTCCATGGTTGGCATTATTGACGGGATTTTGCAATCATCATTCGAAGGGAAGATTTATGGCGCAATAGGTGGTATTCATGGTCTTTTACATGATTCCTTCATTCGCTTAGATCAATTGTCGATTAGCGATCGATATCGGTTAAGATGGACGCCCGGGGCAGCGCTTGGGACATGGAGGCATAAACTAACATATCTTGACTTGGATAAGATTCTGAATGTTTTAAAAGCATATCACGTACGTTATTTCTTTTATATTGGTGGTAACGGGTCGATGAAAGCGCTAAAGCTGATTGACGATTTTTCCAAAAAGGCTAGCTATGAGCTGTGTGTTATAGGTGTACCAAAGTCTATCGATAATGATCTGCTTGGTACGGATCATTGTCCGGGCTATGGAAGTACTGCTAAGTTTTTGGCAACTTCTGTTCTTGATGTCAAGATGGATATGAGCAGCTATCCGGAAAGTAATGGAGTTACCATTATTGAAACAATGGGAAGACATACTGGCTGGGTTGCTGCAGCTTGTTCACTTGCTGAACGTGTGTTTGATGAGAAAAATGAGTTGCTCATTTATATACCAGAGGTTCCATTTGATTTAAGCAGCTGTTTAGCAAAAGTCGTAAACGCTAATGAAGAAAAAAGAAATATTATCTTAGTAATAGCAGAAGGGATTAAAACGATAAACGGTCAGTTTGTTAATGAAGATTTACAATATGATAGCTTAGGGAGGCCGAAGTTAGGTGGCGTTTCTGCTTATTTAAAGAAACAAATTGAAAGTAAAACTGGTATTAAAACACGCTACATTACCTCAAGTGTTTGGCAAAGAAGTAATATGATGTTAGCATCCAAGACGGATGTAGATGAATCTTATCTGTTAGGAAAAGAGGCTATTAATCAAGCACGAAGAGGTAATACCGGTGTAATGACTAGTATGAAAAGAGATGTAGCTCGAGAAGATTATTGTATTTCGTTTGCAACTGTAAGCCTTGAAAAAGTTGCTGGAAAAGAACGGTATATGCCAGAAGAATGGTATGATACAGAACGAAATAGGATGACCAGGGAATTTAAAACCTATGCATCTCCATTTATTCAAGGAGAGATGATTATTCCGATGGAAAATGGACTACCGGTTTATAAAAGAGTAATCTAGGTTTCTCATTTGATTAAGCGCTTAATCCAAGAGAGAGGTTTTTAAAATATAGGGGGAGATTTTTTGAAGAAAGAAATACGCTGTGCCATTTTTGGAGTAGGGAGGCTTGGAATGGTGCATGCCGAAAACATGATGAATCGCATCCCGGGATTGGAGGTTGTCACGGTTGTAACGACAAGGGAAGAAAGTGCTAAGCGGGCAGCAAATGAATTAGGGATAGCTAATTGGACTACTAATTCTCAAGAGGTATTTCAAGACCCGAGCATTGATGCTGTCATTATTGCCACTCCAACGAAAACACATGCTGAATTAATTATTCAAGCTGCAAACAGCCGAAAACATATCTTTGTTGATAAACCTTTAACGGAAACGTTGGAAGAAGCTGATCAAGTTATTAAAGCTGTGGAGGAGAACCAAGTTTACTGCCAGGTGGGGTTTATGAGGCGGTTTGATCCATCTTATTTAGCGGCCAAAAGACGAATTGTTCAAGGTGATATTGGAAAACCACTATATTTTAAAGGATTGAGCCGTGATCCTGGGTCACCACCCGAAGCGTTTATTAAGACAAGTGGTGGAATTTTCCTAGATTTATGTATTCACGAATATGATATAGCCAGATTTCTACTTGATGATGAAGTTGAGTCAGTTTGGGCTTTTGGCGATGTACTCGTTCATCCATTCATGAAAAAATACGGTGATGTTGACCAATCTATTACGTTCTTAACTTTTAAAAATGGTGCAACAGCTAGTATTGAAGGTAGTAGAAATTCTACCTTTGGTTATGATGTTCGTGGTGAAGTGGTGGGAACAGAAGGAGCTATTCAAATAGGGGCATTGCAACACCATAATAATATTATCTTAAAACAGAACAATAGTTATCATGATAACACCCCTGATTTTATATTAAAATTTGAAGCGGGTTTTTTGGCTGAAATGGTACATTTTGTTGACTGTATTCAAAATAATCGGAGGCCACTTGTCGATGAAGTTGATGGCAAGAAATCTTTAGCTGTAGCGGTAGCTGCAACAGAATCATTTCGAAAAAAAGAGAAAGTTACTCTTTGTACATGAATTTAGCTATAAGTTAATTCGATATTTTGAAAAATGTTACGTAATAAACAAAAGCTAAGCGGTTTCTGCGTTGCTAGCTTTTGAACCGCAATAAATAAGGGGAGGTAAACCGTATAATGGAATCCACGCAATTTTTAGCAGAACAGACGGAGGGAAAGAATGTAACGATCCGAATGACGATGGCACAAGCCTTGGTTAAATTTTTGGAAAATCAATACGTAGAGCTGGATGGAGAAGAAAGAAAATTTATCAGAGGTATTTTTGGTATATTTGGTCATGGCAATGCTACCGGTTTAGCAGAGGCATTAGAAATGGAAAATACGGCTTTAACATATATTCAAGGGAAAAATGAGCAGGGAATGGTTCATGTAGCTACGGCTTATGCAAAGCAAAAAAATAGACTAGAGACATATGCTTGTACAACTTCAATTGGTCCAGGGGCATTAAATATGGTAACAGCTGCAGGAACAGCGACTGTAAACCGTATTCCTGTACTATTATTGCCTAGTGATAATTTTGCTACGCGTCAACCTGACCCAGTACTCCAGCAAATCGAAGATCCGACCGATTATTCTATATCTGCAACAGATGCATTTAAACCGGTTAGTAAATATTGGGATCGGATCACTAGACCGGAACAATTAATGACGGCTGTCTTAAATGCAATGCGTGTACTTACCGACCCAGCTGATACTGGTGCAGTAACCCTAGCCCTTCCGCAAGATGTGCAGGCAGAAGCATATGACTATCCGGTTTCATTTTTTAAAAAGCGCGTACATTTAATTGAAAGAAGAACTCCAAGTGAAGAAGCACTGAAGCGAGCAGTAGATTTAATTCTTAGGAAGAAGAAACCTCTTATTATTGCAGGTGGAGGAGCTCATTATTCTTTCGCTACGGATATATTACGAAAATTTGCAGAAACATTTCAAATTCCGATTAGCGAAACACAGGCAGGAAAAAGTGCGATATCATGGAACCACCCATTGTCTATGGGGGGGATGGGAGCAAATGGTTCAAGGGCTTCCAATATTCTAGCAAGAGATGCAGATTTAATTATAGCGGTAGGAACAAGATTGACTGACTTTTCAACCTCATCGAAAGTAGCCTTTCAACATCCAAATGTAGAATTCTTAAATATTAATGTAAGCGCTTTTGATGCGATGAAAATGGATTCACAAATGCTCGTATCTGATGCGAAAACTGCATTAACGTTACTTTTAGAAGCATTATCTGAACATAATTATCTCACTTCTTATCGTAAAGAAATACTGCAATCGCTAAAGGAAGGTTGGGATAATGAAGTTAATCGCTTGTACGCTTTAGAAAGTGAAGACGGGCTAGAACAGTCACAGGTGATCGGTATCTTAAATCAATGGATGGATGAAAAAGATATTATTACCTGTGCAGCTGGAAGTTTACCTGGAGATTTACTTAAACTGTGGAGAAGTACGTATCCAAAAACGTATCATATGGAATATGGATTTTCAACAATGGGTTATGAGGTTCAGGGAGCGCTTGGAATTAAAATGGCAGAACCAGATCGCGAAGTTTATGCATTGGTTGGAGATGGTGGTTACTTAATGCTTCATTCTGAATTAGTAACTAGTATTCAGGAAAATAAGAAAATCAATATTATTTTATTCGATAATCATGGATTCCAATGTATACATGGATTGCAGTCAGGGCAAGGCAGTGGAGGGTTTGGAAATGAATTCCGTTATCGTGAAGAATCAACGAACCAGCTTAGTGGCGAGTATATGCAATTCGATTTTGCTCTACATGCAAGAAGTCTCGGCGCAAATGGTTATACAGTGAATACCGTGGAAGAACTAAAACAGGCGTTACAACAAGCAAAACAGAATCACACGTCAACACTCATTCATGTAAAGACACTCCCAAGCAAAGTACCTGGTTATGAATCGTGGTGGCGCTTAGGTGTTGCTGAAGTATCAAAAAGTGACAAAGTGAAAATAGCTTATCATTCCATGGAAAAAATGTTAAGTCAAGCAAGGAAATATTAATAAATCAACCATTTAGGGGAGGAGTAAACATGTCACATCTACTAGTTAAGTCAAAAAAAACACCAGAGCAAGATGGAAGTGTAATCAAGTTAACTCCAGAATCAGCCGGATGGAAATATGTTGGTTTCGAAGTATATCAGTTAAAGCCAGGTCAAACACTAGAGCAAGAAACAGGTGATAGAGAAGTAGCGGCAGTTCTCTTATCAGGACATGCAAATGCAAGTACTAGTTCACAGGCATGGGATAATATTGGCAAACGAATGAGCGTATTTGACTATTCACCAGCATATACGGTATATGTCTCAAGTGGTGACAAATTAAATCTGGAGGCGCTTACGGATTTAGAAGTTGCAATTTGTACGGCACCAGGAAAGGGAACATATAAAGCTAGGCTAATCACACCAGAGGATGTTGCTGTTGCTAGAAGGGGATATGGAAGCTTGGAAAGGGAGATTCATAATATTTTACCCGCTGATAAGCCAGCAGATAGTCTATTTATCTTTGAAGTATTCACACCAGAGGGAAATTGGTCAAGCTACCCTCCACATAAACATGATGAGGAAAATTTACCACATGAGAGTTATTTAGAAGAAACATACTATCATAGAATCGATCATCCTGAAAATGGTTTTGCCATTCAGCGTGTTTATACGAATGACAAATCATTAGATGAAACGATCGTCGTTAGGGATGGCGATTTAGTACTTGTTCCAAAAGGGTATCATCCGGTATCCAACCCTCCAGGATACAAGTTGTATTATTTAAACGTGATGGCAGGACCAGTCCGCGAATGGAGATTTACCAATGACAAGGATCATGCATGGTTATTGGCGGAAAATTAATGCTTGGGGATGTCCCAACATAGTTGCGGACATCTCCAACACTATTTTGGGGAGGAGATTCAATGGTTCTAGACCAAATACCATTCCATATAGGAATTCATCCAATCAATTGGGTGGGCGAGGATGTTCTGGAACATGGCGATTTTTACACATATGAGGATGTAATGGGGGAGATAGCTACACTAGGTTTTACAGGTACGGAGAATAGCCGAAAGTTTCCAAGTGATATAACAGAATTGAAAAAAGCATTAAATAAATATGGCTTACAACTTGTTACGCAGTGGAAATCGGTGTATTTTTCAGATCCGAAAAGGCATGAAAATGAATTAAAGGCGTATCGCAAGCATGTGGCGTTTTTAAAAGAATTTGGTTGTAAGGTAATTAGTACAGCTGAAATTGGTGGTTCTATGTTAAATCAAGACCCGACACGCGGTCAAGATGAAACATATGTGGAGCGCCTAAATGAGGAAGGATGGAAGTATTTGGTTGAAGGCTTACATAAAGCAGGCGAAATTGCTCGTGAAAATGGCATGCAATTAGTTTACCATCCTCATGCTGGGACAGTGGTGGAGCAGCCACACGAGATTGACCGTCTGATGGAATCGACAGACAAGGATTATGTTTCACTTCTTTTTGATTCTGGTCACGCCTATTATGGTGGAAATGACCCTGTAAATTTATTAACCAAATATTATGATCGGATCCAGTATATTCATTTAAAGGATGTTCGACAGCATATTTTAAATAAGGCAAGAGTGGAAAATTACAGCATTCGAAAATCGATCCGCAGTGGAATCTTCACGGTCCCTGGAGAAGGGTGCATTGATTTTGTTCCTATTTTTAAAACATTAATGGAGAAAAAATACACTGGTTGGGCGTTGATTGAAGGAGAACAGGACCCTATTGAACATCCTCCATATGAGTATGCACAACGATCCAAAGCATATATTGAAAAAATTATCAGACTTGAGATGCGAGGTAGTCATCATTTACCACACATGTAACTGGAAGTGAGTTCCACTTTCATACTACAAGGTAAACCCCCAGAAAAAGCGTGAGATCCAATTGCAGGTTAAATGTCTGATTCCGTTCATTTAAACATTGGTAAGGAATAAAAGAAATTACCGACTATTAAGATTCGCTATACGAACAAAAATTTAAGAAAATTCGATAAAAATTTTCTTAGTTTTAAATACGAAGCTGGAACCGCTAAATATTATAGCAAACATGATAACTATATAGTTTATTTGCTTCACAGATATCATAAATGAAAGCCTTTACTTTTTGTTAGAAATTAAAAATGGCAGATAAAAACAAGAGAAAATGTACCTAAAATTAATTGCATATCTTTTGGGGTGAAAAAGTTAATAAAAGTTTGACAGCATGACTATGATAAGGAGGATGACGATGAGAGAAACAATTCGTTGCGCCGTATTAGGATTAGGGAGATTAGGTTATTGGCACGCAGAAAAT is a genomic window of Virgibacillus proomii containing:
- a CDS encoding diphosphate--fructose-6-phosphate 1-phosphotransferase produces the protein MTGNCMIVQSGGPTAVINNSMVGIIDGILQSSFEGKIYGAIGGIHGLLHDSFIRLDQLSISDRYRLRWTPGAALGTWRHKLTYLDLDKILNVLKAYHVRYFFYIGGNGSMKALKLIDDFSKKASYELCVIGVPKSIDNDLLGTDHCPGYGSTAKFLATSVLDVKMDMSSYPESNGVTIIETMGRHTGWVAAACSLAERVFDEKNELLIYIPEVPFDLSSCLAKVVNANEEKRNIILVIAEGIKTINGQFVNEDLQYDSLGRPKLGGVSAYLKKQIESKTGIKTRYITSSVWQRSNMMLASKTDVDESYLLGKEAINQARRGNTGVMTSMKRDVAREDYCISFATVSLEKVAGKERYMPEEWYDTERNRMTREFKTYASPFIQGEMIIPMENGLPVYKRVI
- the iolG gene encoding inositol 2-dehydrogenase, with the translated sequence MKKEIRCAIFGVGRLGMVHAENMMNRIPGLEVVTVVTTREESAKRAANELGIANWTTNSQEVFQDPSIDAVIIATPTKTHAELIIQAANSRKHIFVDKPLTETLEEADQVIKAVEENQVYCQVGFMRRFDPSYLAAKRRIVQGDIGKPLYFKGLSRDPGSPPEAFIKTSGGIFLDLCIHEYDIARFLLDDEVESVWAFGDVLVHPFMKKYGDVDQSITFLTFKNGATASIEGSRNSTFGYDVRGEVVGTEGAIQIGALQHHNNIILKQNNSYHDNTPDFILKFEAGFLAEMVHFVDCIQNNRRPLVDEVDGKKSLAVAVAATESFRKKEKVTLCT
- the iolD gene encoding 3D-(3,5/4)-trihydroxycyclohexane-1,2-dione acylhydrolase (decyclizing), which codes for MESTQFLAEQTEGKNVTIRMTMAQALVKFLENQYVELDGEERKFIRGIFGIFGHGNATGLAEALEMENTALTYIQGKNEQGMVHVATAYAKQKNRLETYACTTSIGPGALNMVTAAGTATVNRIPVLLLPSDNFATRQPDPVLQQIEDPTDYSISATDAFKPVSKYWDRITRPEQLMTAVLNAMRVLTDPADTGAVTLALPQDVQAEAYDYPVSFFKKRVHLIERRTPSEEALKRAVDLILRKKKPLIIAGGGAHYSFATDILRKFAETFQIPISETQAGKSAISWNHPLSMGGMGANGSRASNILARDADLIIAVGTRLTDFSTSSKVAFQHPNVEFLNINVSAFDAMKMDSQMLVSDAKTALTLLLEALSEHNYLTSYRKEILQSLKEGWDNEVNRLYALESEDGLEQSQVIGILNQWMDEKDIITCAAGSLPGDLLKLWRSTYPKTYHMEYGFSTMGYEVQGALGIKMAEPDREVYALVGDGGYLMLHSELVTSIQENKKINIILFDNHGFQCIHGLQSGQGSGGFGNEFRYREESTNQLSGEYMQFDFALHARSLGANGYTVNTVEELKQALQQAKQNHTSTLIHVKTLPSKVPGYESWWRLGVAEVSKSDKVKIAYHSMEKMLSQARKY
- the iolB gene encoding 5-deoxy-glucuronate isomerase, with the protein product MSHLLVKSKKTPEQDGSVIKLTPESAGWKYVGFEVYQLKPGQTLEQETGDREVAAVLLSGHANASTSSQAWDNIGKRMSVFDYSPAYTVYVSSGDKLNLEALTDLEVAICTAPGKGTYKARLITPEDVAVARRGYGSLEREIHNILPADKPADSLFIFEVFTPEGNWSSYPPHKHDEENLPHESYLEETYYHRIDHPENGFAIQRVYTNDKSLDETIVVRDGDLVLVPKGYHPVSNPPGYKLYYLNVMAGPVREWRFTNDKDHAWLLAEN
- the iolE gene encoding myo-inosose-2 dehydratase, producing MVLDQIPFHIGIHPINWVGEDVLEHGDFYTYEDVMGEIATLGFTGTENSRKFPSDITELKKALNKYGLQLVTQWKSVYFSDPKRHENELKAYRKHVAFLKEFGCKVISTAEIGGSMLNQDPTRGQDETYVERLNEEGWKYLVEGLHKAGEIARENGMQLVYHPHAGTVVEQPHEIDRLMESTDKDYVSLLFDSGHAYYGGNDPVNLLTKYYDRIQYIHLKDVRQHILNKARVENYSIRKSIRSGIFTVPGEGCIDFVPIFKTLMEKKYTGWALIEGEQDPIEHPPYEYAQRSKAYIEKIIRLEMRGSHHLPHM